A stretch of DNA from Streptomyces xanthii:
GCTGCGCAGACCGGCGGCCTTGACCGCGTCGTGCACAACCTTGCGCTCGAACGGCGTCATCGGCTTCATCTTGACGGGCTCGCCCGTGCTCTTCACCTCGGCCGCGGCCTTGGCGCCCTGCTCGGTGAGCTCGGCGCGCTTCTGGGCGCGGTAACCGGCGATGTCCAGCATCAGGCGGCTGCGGTCCCCGGTCTCCCGGTGCACCGCGAGGCGGGTCAGCTCCTGGAGGGCTTCCAGGACCTCACCGTCACGGCCGACCAGCTTCTGCAGGTCGCGGCCGCTGCCGTCGCTGACGATGGAGACCGCGGCACGGTCGGCCTCGACATCCATGTCGATGTCGCCGTCGAGGTCGGCGATGTCCAGCAGACCCTCGAGGTAGTCCGCGGCGATCTCGCCCTCCTGCTCGAGGCGGGTCAGGGTGTCGCCACCCTCGGGAGAGGTGGTGCCTTCCGTCACTGGAGGGGCTCCTTCTTGGGTCAAGGCTTACTTCTTGGACGAGGACTTGGAGCGCGGCGGCTGGCCCTTGCGCTGGTTGGACTTGGCGCGGCTGCGGCCGTTGGAGGTACCGCCGGCCTGCTTGCCGCCGCCGGCCTGCTTGGCCTTGGGAGCGGCGTCCTCGGGCGCGTCCTTCTTCTCCAGCGACGTCTTGGCCGGGGCCGCGTCTTCGGCGCCGCCCTGCGCGGGGCCGGACTGGCGCTGCGACTTCGACTGGCGCTTGGGCTGCTGCCGCTTCTGCGGGCCGGCGGCCTTGGGGGCGCCGTCCTCGTCCAGAACCGCGGTCGCGGCCGTGCTCTTCACCACGGTGCCGTCCGCCTGGGCGGCAAGCTGGGCCTTGGTCAGGCCGTTGATGAACTTGCGCTCGTACTCGTTGCGGTCGCGGCCCTTGGCGACGATGGCCTTGACGATCGTCTTCTCGCGCTTGGTCCGCGTGGCGCTGTGCGTGATGACGTGCTTCTGCAGGCCCTCGAGCATCTTGGCCTGGGCCTTGCTGCCCGGGGTGGGGTTCCGGTTGATCACGTACATCTGCTGACCCATGGTCCAGACGTTGGTGGTCAGCCAGTAGACGAGCACACCCACGGGGAAGTTGATGCCCATGAACAGGAAGATCAGGGGGAAGACGTACATCAGCATCTTCTGCTGCTGCATGAACGGCGTCTTCACCGTCAGGTCGACGTTCTTGGTCATCAGCTGGCGCTGCGTGTAGAACTGCGACGCCGACATCAGAACGATCATGACGGCGGTGACGACCCGCACGTCCGTCAGCGAGGAGCCGCCCATCTTGGCGACGGCCTCGGCGCTGTCCGTGAACTTCGCGGCGAGCGGGGCGCCGAAGATGTGGGCCTTCTGCGCGCTGTCGAGCAGCGACTGCGTGATGACGCCGACCTTCTTGCCGTCGGCGATGCCCGAGAGCGTGTGGTACAGCGCGAAGAAGAACGGCGACTGCACGAGGATGGGAAGGCACGAGGAGAGCGGGTTGGTACCCGTCTCCTTGTACAGCTTCATCATCTCTTCGGACTGACGCTGCTTGTCGTTCTTGTAGCGCTCCTGGATCGCCTTCATCTGCGGCTGGAGCAGCTGCATGTTCCGCGTGGCCTTGATCTGCTTCACGAAGAGCGGGATCAGGCAGATGCGGATCAGCACCACCAGGAAGACGATCGACAGGCCCCAGGCCCAGCCGGAGTCAGGCCCGAAGATGGCCCCGAAGACCTTGTGGAACTGGACGATGACCCAGGACACCGGGTAGGTGAGAAACGCGAAGACGCCGGAAATCGCGTTGACGATATCGGAAATCATGTCCCTGATCAGGCTCCTTGGGCATGGGGCGGGGTCGCTGTGGACGGGGTGTCCTGGGCAGGCTGTCTGTCGCCGTCAACGACGGGGGCCGCTTTCTTGTCCCCGCGCAAGGCGTTGCGGAGCATCTCGTGCCAGCGCGGACGCTTGCGCGGCGGAACGTGGTCGACGCCGCCGGGCGACCACGGATTGCACCGAAGGATGCGCCAGGCGGTGAGGGCTGTTCCCTTGATCGCACCGTGCCGGTCGATGGCCGTGAAGCCGTAGTGGGAACACGACGGGTAGTACTTGCACACCGGACCAAGAAGCGGACTGATCGTCCACTGATAGATCTTGATCAAGGCGAGCAGTGGGTACTTCATCGCGCGCCCCCTCCCAGGAGCCGCTGGAGTGCAGCGTCCAGGTCTCGGGCCAGCTGTGCGTGGGTGGCGTCACCCGCTCCGGGCAACGCGCGTACGACTACCAGGCTACCTGGGGGCAACGAAGCCACTCGGTCGCGCATGAGGTGCCGAAGTCTGCGCTTCACCGCGTTCCGTACGACGGCTCCACCTACTGCCTTGCTCACGACGAAACCCGCACGCGGCGGGGAAACGCTCTCCCCAGGCGCGTGCGGGTCCGTTGAACCGCTGCGTAGATGGACGACGAGAAGCGGGCGTCCAGCCCGACGTCCTCGGCGTACCGCGGTCGCGAAGTCTTCGCGCCGCCTCAGCCGATACTCGGTAGGCAGCACGTCATGACCTGTTTACGCGGTCAGGCGGACAGGCGGGCGCGACCCTTGCCACGGCGGGACGCGAGAATCGCGCGGCCGGCACGGGTGCGCATACGCAGCCGGAAGCCGTGGGTCTTGGCGCGACGACGGTTGTTCGGCTGGAAGGTGCGCTTGCTCACTCGGGGGCTCCAGAAGAAATCGTGTGGTGGCGGGACATCGCCTGGCTGTCACCGTGCGCCCACGAGTAGCTCGCAATACGCCCGAGTGCACCGCTACACGCACCGCAAAGAACTTCCGGTCCGTGACCTTGCCCATCGGAGGCAGGCGGCAGCAGCCATCGACAACTCGACCTGGTTACGGTACGCGCGGCTACGCCATCCGGTCAAACCGGCAGCGCGTGAGGGACACTGTCCACAGGCTGGGGACAACAACTTGAACCGCGACGGCCGCGCTGACTACCGTGGCCGGACCCCGATTCGTTCCCTTCCCCCCACCCCACCCGATTTTCTTCCCGATCCGTCCCGAGAACCACACGTTCGTGGGACCAGCGAGAGAGCGTGCCCTGTGGCTGACGTACCTGCCGATCTTGCCGCAGTGTGGCCACGAGTTCTGGAGCAACTCCTCGGGGAAGGCCGCGGGCAGGGCGTCGAGACGAAGGACGAACACTGGATCCGGCGCTGCCAGCCCTTGGCACTCGTCGCCGACACGGCCTTGCTGGCCGTCCCCAATGAATTCGCCAAGGGCGTACTCGAGGGCCGGCTCGCCCCGGTCGTCAGCGAGACCCTGAGCCGCGAGTGCGGCCGCCCCATCCGGATCGCGATCACCGTCGACGACTCCGTGGGCGAGGCCCCCGCGCCGGCGGCCCCCCAGCCCCCGCAGCACCGCTACGAGGACACCGAGCCGTCCCCTGCCCCGGGCCAGGGGCACGACCCGTACGAGCAGCGCGACAGCCGTGAGGCGTACGACGGCGGCGGTTACGAGCGGCGCGGCATGGAGGAGCACGGGCAGGGCGGACGCGGGGAGCAGGCGGCCCCGCAGGCACCGCGCGAGGACCCGCTGCCCACCGCGCGTCCCGCCTACCCCGACTACCAGCGCCCGCAGCCGGGCGCCTGGCCCCGCCCCCAGCAGGACGAGTACAGCTGGCAGCAGCCGCGGCTCGGCTTCCCCGAGCGCGACCCGTACGCGACGCCTCCGCAGCAGCCGCAGCACGACTACCGCCAGCAGGAGCGTCCGCCCTACGAGCAGCAGGGCTACGAGCCCGAGCGCGGCGGCGGCCGGTACGGACAGCAGCCCGAGCCCTCTTCGTACGAGGAGCGCCCCTCCTATGAAGAGCGGCCCTCCTACGAGGACCGCGGAGGCTACGAAGAGCGCGCTTCTTATGAGGAGCGCTCTTCTTACGACGCGTCGCACTCCTCCCGCCCCTCGCACGGGTCGCACGAGCGGCCGCAGCGGCGCGATCCCGGCGAGACCTCGTCGATGGGCGGCGGCCGGCACGCGCAGGACACCGGGCGCCACGCCCAAGACGGTGGCCCGAGCGGACCCGGCGGCCGCGGGGTGCCCAGCGGTGCTCCGAGCCCGCTGGCCGCGCAGCCCGCGCCGGCCGCGGGTCCCGGGGAGCCGACCGCGCGACTGAACCCCAAGTACCTCTTCGACACGTTCGTGATCGGCGCGTCGAACCGTTTCGCCCACGCGGCCGCGGTCGCCGTGGCCGAGGCGCCGGCGAAGGCCTACAACCCCCTCTTCATCTATGGGGAGTCGGGCCTCGGCAAGACGCACCTTCTGCATGCCATCGGGCACTACGCCCGTAGTCTCTATCCCGGCACGCGCGTGCGGTACGTGAGCTCCGAGGAGTTCACCAACGAGTTCATCAACTCGATCCGCGACGGCAAGGGCGACTCCTTCCGCAAGCGGTACCGCGAGATGGACATCCTTCTGGTCGACGACATCCAGTTCCTCGCGGACAAGGAGTCGACGCAGGAGGAGTTCTTCCACACCTTCAACACGCTCCACAACGCCAACAAGCAGATCGTGCTCTCCAGCGACCGGCCGCCCAAGCAGCTGGTCACCCTGGAGGACCGGCTGCGGAACCGGTTCGAGTGGGGCCTCATCACGGACGTGCAGCCGCCCG
This window harbors:
- a CDS encoding Jag family protein, producing the protein MTEGTTSPEGGDTLTRLEQEGEIAADYLEGLLDIADLDGDIDMDVEADRAAVSIVSDGSGRDLQKLVGRDGEVLEALQELTRLAVHRETGDRSRLMLDIAGYRAQKRAELTEQGAKAAAEVKSTGEPVKMKPMTPFERKVVHDAVKAAGLRSESEGEEPQRFVVVLPA
- the yidC gene encoding membrane protein insertase YidC; this translates as MISDIVNAISGVFAFLTYPVSWVIVQFHKVFGAIFGPDSGWAWGLSIVFLVVLIRICLIPLFVKQIKATRNMQLLQPQMKAIQERYKNDKQRQSEEMMKLYKETGTNPLSSCLPILVQSPFFFALYHTLSGIADGKKVGVITQSLLDSAQKAHIFGAPLAAKFTDSAEAVAKMGGSSLTDVRVVTAVMIVLMSASQFYTQRQLMTKNVDLTVKTPFMQQQKMLMYVFPLIFLFMGINFPVGVLVYWLTTNVWTMGQQMYVINRNPTPGSKAQAKMLEGLQKHVITHSATRTKREKTIVKAIVAKGRDRNEYERKFINGLTKAQLAAQADGTVVKSTAATAVLDEDGAPKAAGPQKRQQPKRQSKSQRQSGPAQGGAEDAAPAKTSLEKKDAPEDAAPKAKQAGGGKQAGGTSNGRSRAKSNQRKGQPPRSKSSSKK
- the yidD gene encoding membrane protein insertion efficiency factor YidD codes for the protein MKYPLLALIKIYQWTISPLLGPVCKYYPSCSHYGFTAIDRHGAIKGTALTAWRILRCNPWSPGGVDHVPPRKRPRWHEMLRNALRGDKKAAPVVDGDRQPAQDTPSTATPPHAQGA
- the rnpA gene encoding ribonuclease P protein component; the protein is MLPTEYRLRRREDFATAVRRGRRAGRPLLVVHLRSGSTDPHAPGESVSPPRAGFVVSKAVGGAVVRNAVKRRLRHLMRDRVASLPPGSLVVVRALPGAGDATHAQLARDLDAALQRLLGGGAR
- the rpmH gene encoding 50S ribosomal protein L34, which translates into the protein MSKRTFQPNNRRRAKTHGFRLRMRTRAGRAILASRRGKGRARLSA
- the dnaA gene encoding chromosomal replication initiator protein DnaA, producing the protein MADVPADLAAVWPRVLEQLLGEGRGQGVETKDEHWIRRCQPLALVADTALLAVPNEFAKGVLEGRLAPVVSETLSRECGRPIRIAITVDDSVGEAPAPAAPQPPQHRYEDTEPSPAPGQGHDPYEQRDSREAYDGGGYERRGMEEHGQGGRGEQAAPQAPREDPLPTARPAYPDYQRPQPGAWPRPQQDEYSWQQPRLGFPERDPYATPPQQPQHDYRQQERPPYEQQGYEPERGGGRYGQQPEPSSYEERPSYEERPSYEDRGGYEERASYEERSSYDASHSSRPSHGSHERPQRRDPGETSSMGGGRHAQDTGRHAQDGGPSGPGGRGVPSGAPSPLAAQPAPAAGPGEPTARLNPKYLFDTFVIGASNRFAHAAAVAVAEAPAKAYNPLFIYGESGLGKTHLLHAIGHYARSLYPGTRVRYVSSEEFTNEFINSIRDGKGDSFRKRYREMDILLVDDIQFLADKESTQEEFFHTFNTLHNANKQIVLSSDRPPKQLVTLEDRLRNRFEWGLITDVQPPELETRIAILRKKAVQEQLNAPPEVLEFIASRISRNIRELEGALIRVTAFASLNRQPVDLGLTEIVLKDLIPGGEDSAPEITATAIMAATADYFGLTVEDLCGSSRSRVLVTARQIAMYLCRELTDLSLPKIGAQFGGRDHTTVMHADRKIRALMAERRSIYNQVTELTNRIKNG